Genomic segment of Dromiciops gliroides isolate mDroGli1 chromosome 3, mDroGli1.pri, whole genome shotgun sequence:
cctcaacatttgtttttataagattttgagatccaaatttttctccttccctccccaagacagaaaacaatctaatataggttatatatgtacaatcacattaaacatatttctgcattattcatgttgtaaaagaagaatcaaaacaaaaggggaaaacctcaaaaaaaaaaaaaaggtagaaacagcatggttcaatctgtattcagaatccacagttctttttttgaatatggaggacattttccatcatgagtcctttggaattgtcttgtatcatcttttactgagaagagctaagtctatcctagttgatcatcacagtgttgctgttacagtgttctcctggttctgctcacttcactcagcaccactccccttaagtctttccaggtttttctgaaatctgtactggctaattgttttttgtttgtttgcttgtttgttttgttttgttttgttttgcaggtcaatgggggttaagtgacttgcccagggtcacacagctagaaagtgttaagtgtctgagggctggattttaactcaggtcctcctgaatccagggtcagtgttctatccactgtgccacctagctgccccctagttaattgtttgtttgtttgtttttgtggggctatgggggttaagtgacttgcccaaggtcacacagctagtaattgtcaagtgtctgaagcgggatttgaactcaggtactcctgaatccagggccagtgctttatccactgcgccacacgGCTGCCCCCCCCCTCAGTTAACTGTTAAGGGGAAGCACACCAGTGGGGGCTTTTATATCCATGCTCTATTACTTTCCTTAGTTTCATTTCCTTCCATGTCTTGTATTCACACACCCCAGTAATTTTCTCATTGACAGGAGCAAGAAGAAGACAGAGGAAACCAATGACTAGCGGGCTTTGTGTGGGCTTCTCCTGGGAGGAGAGagttgggagaaggaaaagaggggaggagatAGGAGTTAATTTCTCATCCAGAAACAATTGCATCGTGGACGACTGTGACTTCCAAGTTGCTTCCCATGCAGAATCTTTGTGAAGAAGGTAGTGGGAGTGATATTATACCCATTTAACAGATGTGGACTTTGTGTCAGATAGGCAATGTGCGGCTGAGCtgtctgatagaatgtaagctattaAAGCAAAAGAAgtgactttatattttatctatcCTCAGCCTCCAGCATGATgccttaacattaaaaaaaaataatacctgtCATTTTCATCAGAGTAGAGAACTCCTGTGAGGAACTTTCTCTACAAATCCAGACTGGcagcttctctgcaatttatggcCTCATAGAGCTGCCTCCAGGCAATGAAATATggagtgtcttgtccagggtcccataaCCGTTAAGTATCAGAGACCAGCCTGGAAGTCAGAACTTCCCCACCCTAAGGCTGGACCTGTTTCCACTCTACCATAGCTTCTTGGACATATAAATGCTCACTCAATGGAACTGAATCTTTTCCCTCCAAGCCTAGTACTCTTTCCAAATGTTTCTGGCACTGGATACAAGAAAGGGACAAATGTGTTTTGGGGGCCATAAGTGAGAAGCAAAGgcatttcagcaaagcatttggcAAAAGTGTCCTGTGATGCTCTTCTTGacaggatgaaaaaaaatgatgatgattattgatAACAATATCTAACACTtaaaggcacatagtaggtgcttaataaatgtttattgactgactaaagcTTGCAAATACATTATTTAGCTTGATCTTCCTGACAGTCCTGTGacataggtgccattattatccttgttttataggtgaagaaactgaggcattagAGTGGTTATGTGTCTTACTCAAAGTCATAGAGAATgagtaaatgtccaaggctgaattcaagtccagctattatttttttttcctttttttttggggggggggaggcaattggggttaagtgacttgcccagggtcacacaactagtaagtgtacacctagatgccccatgtcCAGCTATTCTTACTCCAAGGGCAGCTCTATGTCACCCAGCTGTGCTGATGAGATCTTATTGCACAATAACAGAGtgtgacagagaaaaaaaagtcgATGGGACTTCAGGAGGTGGACTGTAAGTATGGAATGACACATTCACAATCATGTAgagttaatatattgatttttttttcttagaagggattttttttttggaaagtgaAGTTTCTCCAttgacaaaggaaggaagaaaatgcctTAATGCTACATGAGGAACAACTCAAGGGACTTTGGAGGCTTAGCCTGAAGAAGAGTGGACTTGGGGCATGTTTAAATGTCTGAAGGAGAAATCATGTGAGAGATAGAACAGACccgttcttttttttatttattttttaaagcaatggatttctttttttaattataaaagtattttattattttccagttacatgtaaagatagtcttcaacatttgtttttataagattttgagttccaaatatttctcccttcccttccccctccccaagacagaaagaaatctgatagaggttatatatgtaccatcacatgaaacacatttctgcactagtcatgttgtgaaagaagaatccgaacaaaagggagaaatcttaaaaaacaaaaaaaacaaaaccaaaaaaagtagaaacagtatggttcaagctGCAtacagattccacagttctttttttttctggatttggagagagcattttccatcatgagtcctttggaattctcttggaccattgtattactgagaagagttgtctatcacagttgattatcacacagtgttgttgatactgtatacaatagAACAGACCTGTTCTTTTTGAAATGGAAGTGGTAGAGAGACCAAGTTTTGTTCAATGTCCAGGAAAATGTCCTAAGAATCAAAGCCAGTCTTAAGTGGCTACCTGGGGAAGGAGTGGGTTCCCCATCCCTGAAGGCCGTTGGGTGGAGTTGTGTGGGGTTGTGAGGAGCCTTTGTCAGAAGGGACTCCTACTTAGATACAGGTTAGACTAGCTGGCCTCCATGGCCCCTTCCACTCTGAAGGAAATTCAGGATTCTATGATTCAGGGAAAGCTCCAAGGTTTGCCTTCTTCACCAAGGACAACTCCCAGAAGCATTTCCTCATGCCTTTGTCATCATGAAGCTGGGAGGGGTGATGTGAAGTCAAATGAGTTTCAGGAGACAGAGGGATCAGACAGTcagtcataggatcagagattcagAGACAGAAGGAACCTGGGAGGATGTTGGGTTCAACCCATTTTTGATGAATGGGGAAACTGGGACAGAGAGGTTAGGAGTTAGTCAGGGTCATTtagttagtaaatatctggggtgggatttgaacccaggattagTGGCCTCTCCTCTACACCCCAGCTCCCTGGAGACCTAAGGAAGATGCttgatgtggaaatgttttggaaTATTGgctcttccccttccctgccaATCTCTGCAGAGCaaccctctccttcttcccccagAACTTCCTGCTCAGAtgtaatttaaattaattcaagaagcatttattatgaatCCACAACAGTCATTATTGacttttacaaaacattttgggggcagaACTGTAAGTACATTCTCTCCTTGGAGCCCCCAGCCATGCTATTCGGTAGATGGGACAGATATCCTTGTTCCCCTTATGAGAAAGGAAAcaaatcatttacttttttttttttttgcagggcaattggggttaagtgacttgcccagcatcacacagctagtaagtgtcaagtgtctgaggctggatttgaactcaggtactcctgaatccagggccggtgctttatccattgtgccacctagctgcccccaaataattcattttatattgCTATCTTTGTTCATCAGCAACTTTTCTCAGGGTgaatttcctcctttctcttcctagagagccatcccttataaggaagaataaaaaaaaaaagaaagaagcattttagCAAAATTAACCAATAAATTGATAAACAGTGAGTCAttgatcccattttacaaatgagtactCTAAGGTAAAGAGAGTTGTTTAAGACCACACACAGTTAGTGGGGTATGAGTCACCATTCAAACTTAggccttctgacttcaggtcctccACTCTTTCCCTTAGACTAGGCACCTCCTAAAGTCTCTCAATTGTGATGGATTCACTATGAGGATAAATCTAAAAGTAGTCtcactcttctcttccctcacttTTCCCAGGGATTATAACCTAATGGAGGAATATGGAATACACACAAATAATTGTGATACATGGTAGGATGTGCAAAAGGGGAGACCGAGATAAAGTTCTGgaaaaaatgttgaagaagagatcactttcagctggGAAATCAGATGAAATCCAGGAAGGCTTCTtgaaggaggtggcacctgagctgagtcttgaatctctagtttccttcaaaccACAGCTTAGGCAGCACATTCAGGCTTTTCTGATACTCCCAGCTCTCATTTCCTGTTGAAACTTCCTTGCATTTCTCTGAATTTGCTTACTTATGTGCATGTAGCATTCTTCCAAGCGACTTGTGGGCAAggacctatttatttatttatttgtttgtttgttattcaagaggcaatgggggtcacacaactagtaagtgtcaagtgtccgaggtcagatttgaactcaggtcctcctgaatcatgggccggtgctctatccactgcgccacctagctgcccccttttttaaatttaaatttgtttttgtttttgttttctttttctttcttttcttttttttttttttaggacccaTTTATTTTGGTCTcggcagcacttagcacagtccctggcatacaATATGCTTACATCATATGCTGATTGAATTGAAATAaagtgaaggaggagagaattATCACTGGACAAAGATgagccagttcttttttttttttttttttttggtgaggcaatttgggttaagtgacttgcctagggtcgcacagccagtaagttttaagtgtctgaggccggatttgaagtcaggtcctcctgactccagggtcagtgctgaTGAGCCAGTTCTAAGCAAGGAGGCTAGTAGGGACAGGGTCACAGTATCGGTAAAAGAGAGGATGAAACCAGGGGTGTTAGATGGTTGGCATTAGCTGAAGTGGGTTCAGGAATTAGGATCGGGCTGATGAGGTAGAATGGGGATAGATTGAGGAAGGCCTGGAATACTGGGGTCTGGAATTTGTCTTGTATTGATAGGCAGTGGGGAGCCACAGAAGATGTTTTTTAAGTGATGGGCTGCCATCCTCAGACCTGGGCATCAGGAAAAACATCTGCCTAGCAGTACAAAGCTTGCTTAGCAGGGGAGAGGCCAGTTAGAAGGTTATTGCCCTAGTTctggtgagaggtgataagggcctgcagcTGTGCCAATGGgaatagagaggagaggagatggaagTATAGACAGTGCTTTGCTACTGAGGCCCTGTAGGAGGCAGGAGGAAGACTCAGAGATGACACATGTGTTCCTGTAGTCCAGTGCTTTCTGGTTTCCAAAGGAcattctctttttgtatctcatCTAATCCTCGAAGCAACCTCATGAGGGCAGCAGAACATGGGCTGTTTTGCAAACTGCAGTTCAGGAAGGGCAAAttactcacccaaggtcatacttCAAGTAAGGAACTGAACTAGTATTCCTTTCTGGGTCCCTTGATGACTTGCTCAGGCCTCCACCCAAGAGGACACACAAAGATCCTGACTTATCAGTAGGAAGGGGTTGGGAGGATGAAGAAATGacccttctctccctctgcccAGCTCAGTCCTTACTTATTTCTTCCTGGCACACATCCTTGGCTTCATCTCTGTCATGCTCTGCCTCTCTGCTCAGCTTTCTATCCAATGCTCCCCTAATTATCCCTACCTGGACTCTTGTTTCAGTTTAAggtagctaataataataatagctaacacttaatcatgttaaataaataataatagttaataacaATAGCAAATGCTTtctaataaaataatgttttgaataaaatttaataatacattaaagaatatttaataataatatctaaaatttaacaataataaaataaataataccatttaataataataaaacaatgacacccaataaataaataagttactAACATTCAATAATAACAtgaataataacatttaaaataatataacatttgggaataaataaaataataatatttaagaacAGGAGATAACTTTTAATCATGATGAATAAAATAAtctcatttaataataaataaaataagtaataacCTTTCATGATAACAGCTAACATGTATATGGTGCCCACTATGTGTGCTTTACAATTAGGTTCTCATCTGATCCTCTTAACAACCCAATTATTTAtgtccattttattgatgaggaaactgaggcaaacagaatttaagtgatttgctcagggtcacacagctgctaagtatctgaggccaaatttttgaactcaggtcttcctggtttcagacctggcactctaccctctgtgtcacctagctggagaaaaaaaatgcaaccaAAGAATTAGGccatctgagtttgaatctcagctctgcctctgACTAACAGacagagtgaccttgggcaagtcaccttcccttattgggtctcagtttctctaccCGTAAAATAGGGAAGTTGAATTAAATCATTTTAGAGGTTTTCTAACCCTGATAGTCTTCTGTGGGCTTATAATCcagagggagatggagaaaatcaAAGCTAGAGATATGCTGAGACTGAGGGATATATTAAAGAGATGTTGGTCACTGTGTCCCACTGCCTCCTTTGGGCTCTCTCTGGGGCTCTCTATCATGGCTTTTGCATGATTTGTGTCTTTGCCTGGATCCATAGTTTTCTtctgtcctcttcttttcttcagtatctctttctttgtcctcctctttttcctctctccttcctacgCTTTTTGCCCGTTGCCAGGTGTGGGTTTCTGACTTTGTTTGACTCTGTATCTTCTTTGTTGGTTTCTCTTCCTCCTAAACTGTCAATGGGAACAAGCCTTCAGCGACTGGGCTCCATGCCCAGCCACAGCCAGTGACACCAGAAGGATTAAAACTGGGATCCAGTTCTTCCTTTCATCattcattgccccaggaaaattCGAAGGAGTCAAAAGAAGTGGGTggtggggctgtgtgtgtgtgtgaaagagatagagacaaacagagacagaaacccagagacatagacagatggagacagaggtACAcgtagagagagacaaagagagatgcaAACACACGGGTAGTCCAGCTAGAGGGAGGCTCTaggcagggaaaggggaaagcTTGGGTTTGGAATGTTGAACTGCATTTGGGCCCCTCACCCTCCCCCTTTTAGCCCTGAATTACAATTAAGTGTCATTATCCAGGTGGAGCGTGGTAGGATTGGGGGGACCCGCCCCCATGCCACCACCGCCCTCACCAACTCCCACTGCCACCCAACCCGGAAATCCGCTGACCTCAGGCAGTGAGAGTTAAAAGCTAAGGCTGAGTGGGCTGGGGAGAGAGCAGAGAATGAAATGATtcagggacagaaagagagataagCAGACATACTGAGGTTTGGAGGGCAGGCAACGGGTGACTGTTGAGATCATAGGTCTGAGCAGGGCTTGTGGATGGGAGACCAGAGGGACAGCTCCTAGAAAGTTatacagagagaagggaagagatataGGTGGCCAAAGGAACAGTTAGGTACAGGAGAAATAAGTggacagagatggacagagacaggTGAAGAGAGGGACAGGCAGGGAGATGACAATGAAAAATAGAGGGACAGATTAACAGAATGAGGGGCTGTGCATAGCAGAGAGAGATACaggaataaaaagacaagaaCAGGAGGACAGAGAAAGCCAGACTGAGGGACAGGGGGAAATAGGTACAAGTGAACCATCCTGTAAGTCGAGCTTcccaggggaggagaggggaagctcTGATACAGGGGCTGAAAGGAAAGTTGGAGGTCTAGGACATAGAGAGATAAGCTTCTCTCTGAATTGGTTCATTTTCCCTCTCCTCAGGCCTTGGTGCTGGATTCCAATGGAGCTCAGCATCCTTCTGCTCCTGGGTCTGCTAGGTAAGCCTCTCCATTCTCCACCCCCCCTCAGTGCTGGAGTGGGGTCTCTGAGGGCTGATGAGTGTATCACCTGTCCTTAAAACCCATCCATCATCTGATCCAGGTGCAAGAACTGTCTCCCAGATACCATTCTCCAGGAGCTGGACATGCCTGGAGTCAGTCACTGTCTTTGTGTCTGGAGTCTTCCATTTCTCAAACTCTCCCTGTTGTCTTAGGCTGTGTTCCTGACTGCCTAGGCTTCTTGCGCTGCCCATCGCTGTCTCCCTTTCTGACATTCTTTATGTCTGCTGGtccatctttatttctttgtctttgtcccTATTTATCTGCATCAGTCTTCCTTTCCCCCCATCGCTGTCTTTCTATTTGTCTGCATTGTAATGTCTCCATCCCTCTCATTGTCTGCCTCTGGCAGTTTGCtctgtctttatctttctctGGCTTTTTGATTCTTTGTCTCGATTTCTCTCCTTGTTTTCACCTGttcccatcttcttttctttctccaaaaggATTGAGCCAGACCATTGACATCGCTGATAGGGTTGTCATTTACAATGGCACCACCTGCATCCCTAACTCCCAGCCATGGCAAGTGGGATTGTTTGAAGGCAACCAACTTCAGTGTGGGGGTGTCCTAATTTCCCCCCACTGGGTCCTCACAGCAGCCCACTGCAACCACAAGTAAGCCCTAGCCCCACCTTCCCTAGAGTCTGAGGGAGCCCAACAAACTAAGGTCCAAGACTTTCCCCCCAGTTCTGACATcttatgttctaagatccctcctagCCTTGACGTCCTATgtcctaaggtctcttctagctcccacgttccctgttctaagatctctccatctcttttcttAGGGCTGATATTCTGTCTTAcctgcctcctctcctccttttgctTGGGTAGGACATGAAAAGAGCCCTGGCTAAAAGTCAGGAATCCTGCAGGACCCAGACTGTGCTAAGGatataggaggaggaggagaggattgGATAGTTGGGAAAGATGTCTTATGAGAGAGGATCAAATGGGTGTTGTGATGAGAGTCACAAGACCTGGATTTTGCACTTAACTCAccaggtgactttgggcaagtctctttccctttttaggtctcagtttcccactCTGTGAAATGTGTCTCTACTGACTTTGAGAGCTCATGTTTCTGTCATACCTATAGGAAATACTGGGTGCACCTTGGGGACCACAGCCTTCAGAATGTGGATGGGACAGAGCAGATCCGGCGGACTGGGCGCTCAGTGACCCACCCTGGCTTCCGTGCCCAGCCAGGCAGCCATAACCATGACCTGCGTCTATTGTACTTACCCTTCCCTGCCCGCATCACACACTCTGTTCGACCCCTGGCCCTGCCTACTGCCTGTGTCATACCTGGGACGCTGTGTAATGTGTCCGGCTGGGGCATCACCCAGTCACTCAGAAGTGAGAAGGGCAGGAGGGTGGTGGATAGGAAGAGATGGGGAGTGTGGGCTGGGAGTTCTTGGTGTGGGGGCAGAAGAGGATTGCAAAGTCTGGCCTCGAGACATCTGAGTTCTGTAGAGTCAGAAATCTGCCGATGAGAATATCTCTGGGCTCAGAGAGTCTCTGGGAGCCAGAGGGGGCAGTCATTAAAGGCTCTATCATCACagtatctggagtcaggagattggGGGGGCCTCAAGGGAAGTGAGAGGGCTGCAGAAGTTTGATGTGAAGAGTCAAGTGATCATGGCCTGTGGATTTCCTCCAATGTCAAAAGAGGGAGTTGGAGAAGGCCTCTGTATGATCTTATGATTTAGGATCTAGATTCAGGGAATGAGTGACTGAGGTTGAAGGGGCTGGGGCACGGAGGTGGCAGTTggtcaaggagcatttattaataacgtgtgtgtgtgtgtgtgtgtgtgtgtgtgtgtgtgtgtgtgtgtttgggaggcaattggggttaagtgacttgcccagggtcacacagctagtaggtgtcaaatgtctgaggtcggatttgaactcatggcatcctgattccagggtcagtgctctagccactgcaccacctagcttatccattaggcactctgctaagagccaagggtacaaagaaagacaaaaacagaccCAGCCTTCAGGGAACTCACAGATTAATGGAgcagaaaacacaaataaataggTACAAACAATAGATGGATAGCAATCTGAGAAAGACTCAGGCATCTGGGGAGATTGGGGAAGGCCCCCCGGCAGATGTAGGGGATGAACTCAGTCTTGAAGGAGGTCAGGAAAATTAAGaggttattattaattattattatattataaaccaATGAGAGGGCAGAACATCCAGGTTTGGGGAGACAGCCAGAAGGTTAGTATCACTGGATGGttggaagaatggaaagggaaatcagGGCAtggttgtaaagtgctttcaaGGCCagatagaagattttatattgaTCCTCCAGGAAACTGGGAGCCTCTGGTGCCTACTCTGGGGAGGGGGATGTAAGGGGAGGAGTTGACCTGATCAGAtccacattttttttggggggggcaatgaggattaagtgacttgcccaggatcacacagctagttagtttcaagtgtttgagactggatttgaactcaggtcctcctgaatccagggtccagagctttatgcactgctccacctagctgcccccctcagaccCACATTTTAGAGAAGCCCCCTTGGCCGCTGAGTGGAGGAGAGAcaagaggcagggagaccagttagaagcgTAGTATAAGTCCAGGTGAGAGCTAATGATGGCCAGGGTCAGACAGGCTGTGTTAGATGGGTGGCTGGGAGGGTAGGAGGCGAAGATGGCAGCAAGTTTCAGAGTCTGAGTGACCAGGAAGATGCCTTTTGAGGAATGGGGCTATTTGGAAGACGGCAgggtttgagggaaaagataatgagttctgttttggatgtgtgAAAtgtgagatgtctatgggacctCCAGCTCAAGATGTCCCAAACACAGAGGTACTAGAGGTCCTGTCTTTGATGTCGGATCAGTGTCCTGGGGAGAGGTTGGGGAGATGAATAGATCTGGAGATAGAACCTATGGTCGCTGCTGAGATCACCCAGTGAGATTGTAGAGTAGGAAGAGAGCCTAGGACCTACCCTTGGAGGACACCCACCATTTATGGGTATGATCCCATTCAAGTAGCAGTAAGGGatactgag
This window contains:
- the LOC122748288 gene encoding LOW QUALITY PROTEIN: kallikrein-12-like (The sequence of the model RefSeq protein was modified relative to this genomic sequence to represent the inferred CDS: substituted 1 base at 1 genomic stop codon); protein product: MPPPPSPTPTATQPGNPLTSGRLSQTIDIADRVVIYNGTTCIPNSQPWQVGLFEGNQLQCGGVLISPHWVLTAAHCNHKKYWVHLGDHSLQNVDGTEQIRRTGRSVTHPGFRAQPGSHNHDLRLLYLPFPARITHSVRPLALPTACVIPGTLCNVSGWGITHITXNMYPYPFLPHLGPDKLQCLPLRITPDNECQAVFPGKITENMLCAGGDDGKDACQGDSGGPLVCDNVLQGLVSWGAVGPCGQPGIPGVYTKICKYTDWLGETMRKK